The Brachyspira hyodysenteriae ATCC 27164 sequence TTCTTTATTATTAACTTTTATTTTATTGGAAGATATGATATTTTCTCCATTTATGCCATTTAAAATACTTGTATTATATTTTTCCAAGCTGATATTATTTAAGTTCTCTTTAGATTTAGAGAACATTATAAAACATACGCCCTTTTTATTATTTATAGCTTCTAAATTAGAATTTTCATTAAGTTCATTTTTTACTTTAGATAATTTCCATTCATTATTGAATATTAGAGCAAATTTCCCATCATAACTTTTGATGTAAAATTCACCTTTTGAGTTTCTTCTTTTTAATACTATTAAAGCTGCTGATATTGTGATGATTGTACTGCTTAAAATGATTAGAGGAAGTTTTTTGCCCATAGTAATCACCCCTATATTTTATTACTAATAATAGGCTATAATATTTTAGTTAAAAAATCAAGGAAATGTATAAAATTATTTTCTTTTATTTATTAAAAAATATTATAATTAACGCACGGTTGGTAGATTATAATATTTAATTTTTATTTTAATTATAAATAGATTAGTAATTATATTATAGTTAATCGTGCGTTGTGTGAATTATAAATTTAAATAAATCTTGGGTGGGTGTTGTGATAACAGAAAAAGTTTTAAAATAAAAATAGCATAAAAATATCTTAAAAAATTTTAAAAGCATAAAGGGTGGGGTAGTGAGAATGAAGTTTTAAAACTTAATTACATTTGCCCGCCCTTTATATTTATAGTTTTATTATTAATGTTAGCTTTAATTTTTCTTAATAATCAAATTAGAATTTATTAGCTGCCCGCCCAGGAATTTTTTATATTTAAAGCAAATACACCGCACGCAAAATAAAATTTAGAATATATATTTATTTAGAATTCCAATTTAAACTATAAATAATAGTTTTACTAACCGTGCGAATTTTTAATAAAAATTATTCTTCAGACCACATTCTCTCTACTTTGGATATTCCTATTATGTCGAAGCATAGCCCAAGTATTTTTTTAACTGCTTTAATAAGAGTAAGTCTTTCCTGTCTTATTTCCGCATTTTCTTCTAGTACAATATTATCATAATAGAATCTATGCAAAGCACTGGCTATTTCATAAGTATAATTAATAAGAGTATAAACTTCTAAAGATTTAGCAGCCTCATATATTTCATCAGGGAATCTCAATATTATTTTAGCAAGTTTTAAAGAACTTTCATTAGCAATTTTTGAAATATCAAGTGATTTATTATCATCATAAGACATGTTTTTTTCTTCTAATTTGAAGAATATATTACAAATCCTTGCATATGCATATTGCACATAATAAACAGGATTGTCATTATCTTTTTTCTTAGCAAGCTCCAAGTCAAAATCTAAAGAACTAGAATATGAACGCATAAGTAGGAAATATCTAGTAGGATCAACTCCTATCTCATCAATAACATCTTCAAGACTAATCATATCGCCTGTTCTTTTACTCATTCTCACAAGTTCATTTCCTCTATATAGACGAACTAATTGCCCTAATATAACTTTTAAAGAAGCAGTATCTTTACTAACAGCCCTAACAGCAGCAGTAATTCTAGGTACATAACCATGATGGTCAGCACCTAATATATCTATTAAATAATGATATCCCCTGTCGATTTTATTTTTATGATATGTGATGTCCGGAGCGAAGTATGTATATGTTCCATTGCTTTTTTTAACAACTCTGTCTTTATCATCTCCGTATTTAGTGCTTTTAAACCAAACAGCATTATCCTCTTCAAATAAAAGTCCTTCCTTATCAAGAAAGTCCATAGTTTTTTCTAATTCTCCGCCCTCACGTATTTTTAATTCGGAGGCATAATTGTCCATATGAGTGCCGAATCTTTCTAATAGTTTTTTCTGACTTTCTAATATTATATCTTTAGGAACTCCGTCTTGTTTAGCGACATCTTTTATATATTCACCATGATAACCGTCTTCAGGTATCTCTCTTCCTTCTTGAACAGCCTTAACGCTTTCATTTAATTTAGTTATCTGTTCTCCTGCATCATTAACATAGAACTCTTGATAAACTTCATGGCCAGCATATTTAAGTATATTGGACAATGCACTTCCAATAGCAGCCCATCTTCCATGTCCTATATGAAGAGGTCCTGTTGGGTTTGCACTAACATATTCTACTAATATTTTCTTTTTATCTTCAACTGTGTTTTTTCCATAATCATCATTGTTGATAAGGTCATTTATACATTCATTTATATAATTATATGATAATGTTAAATTGATGAATCCAGGTTTTGCAACTTCCACTTTTTCAAAATATTTTTTATCTATTTTCTCTGTTATAGAGTTTGCTATTTCTAAAGGATTTTTCTTTAAAACTTTAGCAAGTCTCATGGCTACGGGGCAAGCATAATCACCAAATTTATCATCTACTGCATATCCGATTTCTATATAAGATTCTATGTCTTTAACATCAGTATCTTTTAAATATTCTTTTAATGCTTCTTTTAAGATATTTGAGATAATTTTTTTAAGCATATGCTCTCCATAAAAAGTAAAAATATTTTTTAGTATATAGAGTATATCAAAGATTAGAACTTCTGCAAGTATAATTTTTATATTTAATGAACGCTTGGGCAGGCATGCTTTTATGAGTAAGTATTAAGTTAAAAAAAATTATAATTTAAGATTTAAATAGAAAATATAAAAGGGCGGGGAATGTAAATAAAGTTTTAAAATTTAATTACACTTTCCCACCCATTATACTTTTTAATATATTTTGGAATTTTTATATTTTATTTCTTTGTTGTTTAATTAGAGTTTTAATGCCCACCCAAGCTTTTTTTATTAATTTAGCGCACGTATGATGATGCTAAAAATATATGATAATAGTATATTATAATTTAAGTTATATGTAGAATCTATTTACCGTGCGTTGTATTAATTTGGAATTGGTTTAGACTATATAAAATAATAGTATTTATTGTTTAATAACTCTACTTTATATTATTAATATAACTCTATTTTTTATTTAATAAATTCTATAAATTTACGATACTTTAATATAAGAATTTATATACTTTGAAGATGTAATTAATTATGAATGAGAATATTTTAGTAGTAGAGCATAGAGCAGACCTTTTGGACAGGTTTGTTGATCTATTAAGAGAAAGACATTATAACCCTATAGCAACTAAATCCAGAGCTCAGGCAGTTAATATTTCCAATGAAAGTACATTAGATTTGATACTATTGGATGCAGATATTGGGGACTCGCAGGGTTTGCAGCTTCTTGATACTTTTAAAAACCAGGAATCTACTAAAGGAACTCCTGTAATTCTTTTAAGTACACCCTATAGAAAAATGGAATTTATAGAGGAAGCTATAAATTTAGGGATTGACGGACTTATATTTATACCATTTGATGAGATGGAACTCGTTGTAAGAGTTAATAGCTGTTTAAAGTATAGAAAATTATATGTAGAGCATCAAAAACTAATTAAACAGGCTGATTATCTACAGAATTCTTTAACTGACATGACAGAAGTTTCCAATAGAAATTATCAATCATATAAGGATGCTCAGAAAAAATATGATGATATATTGAATGTAGATTTAGAAACAGGTCTTTGGAATAAAAAAGAGTTTTATGAGCAGTTTACAAGGCTTCTTTATGAAACAGTAAGGCATGAAGAAACTATAGTACTTGCATGCTTTTCTATAGACGGACTTGATAGTATCATAAGCGAATACGGTATAATTGCAGCCGAAGAAATAATGCTTAAATTTACTGAAGTTCTTAGAAAGACAACAAGAAGAGAAGATATTTTAGCAAGATTTGATAATAATGAGTTTATGGTTGCATTCAATAGAATGAATATAAAATTATATGATAAGAAGCTTGAAGAGATAAGAAGTTTTGTTGATAAAAATGAATTAGAATATAACGGAATTATAATTAAGTATACAATATCAGCTGGAATATCATATACAGCATATAAAAAGAATTATCATATAGAAGGTATGGAAAAAGAAATAGCCCCTGTATTGCTTGCTCTTCATAATGCTAAAAGACGCGGATTTGCAAGTTTATTTGTACATCCTACTTTGATAAAGAAATAATATTTAAAGGCATTATATGATAATCAATCTCGATAAAAATAATTCTGAAAGTATAGAGTATGCAGCTAATGAAGTTATAAAAGTTATTAATGATGGCGGAATAGTAGTTTCTCCAACAGATACGGTTTATGGAATGCTTGCCGATGCTTTTAATACTGATGCTGTAAATAGAATATATACTATAAAAGATAGAGAGAAGAATAAGCCTCTTTTAATATTATCAAAAGATTTAGAAAGCGTAAAAAAATTCTCCGATAAAGAAGTTCCTGATATAATAAAAAATAATATACCGGGAGAATTAACTTTCATTGTTCCTCTTTTAGAAGAGTTAAAAAATAAGTTCTCATATTTAAAAGATAAGGTAGCCTTAAGAATACCGAATGATAAATATATGCAGATTATATTAAAAGGCACTAATCCTTTGGTAGCTCCTTCGGCCAATCCAAGCGGTTATGGTGTTATACTTGACGGCAATGAATTAGCAGAGCTTTACAAAGACAAAGCTGATTTAATAGTTAATGCCGGAGTTTTAGAAAATAAAATGCCTTCTACACTTTATGACTGCTTAGCAAATAAAGTACTTCGTCAGGGCTCTGTTCATTTGGATATATGATGCAATATATAAATTAAGTCTAGCATTTTTTAATTATCAATTTTCCTATAAACCTCATCAATATTTTGAAATTGTTATATTAACATTATATTTAAATTTTTAATTCATCTAAGTATTTAAAAACATATGGAAAATTTGAATATTTTTTATGCTTTTTGTTTGTGGTGGCTTTGCCCCCACACCCCTAGTTCTTTTATTGATATAAAAGAACCAAAAGAACTGCATTTTAAGCTAAAAATAGGCATTATAAAATATTTGCACTTTCGCGAAGCGTGCCTGCGGCAGCAACTTTGACGAAGTCTGCAGAGCATGTGCAGCAGGAAAAGTTGATAAATGAATTAAAAAATTTAAAATAAGTTAGGGGAGGGTGGGTGGGCAGAGTAGATTTAAAAAAATAAAAAGGCTTACTATTTCTAAATAAACAGCAAGCCTAATAAAAATATATATAACTTTTTAATTAGCAGTGTTAGCTGAATCGTTTTTTATACCTGTTAGAGATTCTTCTATAGTTGTAGCTGAAGATGATCCGTCTTCTCCTATAACAGATTTAGCAAGATTTTTTATTTTATCGCTGGCTGATGAATCTGCTAAAGTTTTTATAGCATCGTACATATTTCCTGTAGGTGCAGATTCTTTGTATAAATTAAGTATCTCTACAGTGATAGCCTCTGAATTATCGTTTTTAAGTCTGTAAAGAAGAAGTTCTTCTATTTCAGGCTCGGATTTGTAATTGGATAAAGCCTTAATGGCATAAATACGTACAGAATCACTGTCATTTTTAGCAGCCTCTATTACATCCTTTTTTACATCTCCATAAGCGCTGTATTCAGGTAGTACATATATAACTCTTGCGGTATAATCTCAGGTAAATCTTCAGCAAGAAGTTTTTGAAGTATCTCATAATTTTCAGCACTAGGATAAGCACCCAATGCCACAACCCCCATATATCTAACTAAAGCAGGTTCTCCGGCATTTTGAGCGGCATTCTGACAAATCTTCTCACCTTTAGTATTTTTAGTTTCGCTGAAATATCTTAATATCTCAACTTTAGTACTTGATCCAACAGTATTATTTGTATATATCTCTAATAAATAATCAGCAGCCATCTCTGATTTTATAGCTCCCAAGGCATTTACCATACTGTCTAATACAAGCCCTGTAGCATTTGTGATTTCTGACATTATAGGAACTTCATATTGAATATCCGGATAAATAGAGCATAAATAATAAGCATCTTTTCTTACGCTGTCATTTTCATCTTTGATAGCATATTCTATTATAGCTTTTGCATTATCATTTTTGTTCTGTTTAAAGAAATTTATGATCTCGCTTTTTACTCTGTTATTCTTTTCTTCAGGGTAATGATTTGCAAGCATTGCAATATCGGCTTCATTTTTTGTTCTTTTTATTTTAGCAATAGTAGCTATTTTCTGAGTAGGAGTTCCATATTTAAAAGCTTTTTCATATTCAGCATTAAGCATTCCTGATGTTTCAGCAGCTGAAGTATTTGTTGAAATTGTAGGAGCTGTAGGAGCTTCATTAGTAGGACTTTCTGAAAAAGCTGTAAAATTTATTAGTATAGTGAATAATAAAGTGCAAATAGTAATATTTCTCATAAAATAAAAATTTCCTTAAAGTTTATAATAAAAAACCTCCTTTACAGTATTAATGATAAAGGAGGCTTGTTTTTAGTGTTTTTTATAGAATATAATCAGTTTCCCTGATATGTACTTTCATTTCTTACATCCAAATTGGAAATATAAGTATTATATTTTACTAAATCTTCATCATTTGCTATTATAACGAACTCATATCTTCTAAGCTCATTTTGAGTAGGATATTCAGGAAGAGCTTCTCCAAGAGGACTTTCTATAACTCTTTCTGAAGGAATTCCTTTAGCTAGCAAGTATGCCTTACCGTTTTTAGCTCTTACAACAGAAAGGTTATAATTGTAAGGATAAGCTTTACCTCTGTTGCTTGTATGAGCTTCCAAAACTATATTCACATTAGGATTTTTCTCTAAAAACTCTACAACTTGATTGAATGACATTTCTGCTGTTGCAGGCATATTAGTCTCTACAAATTTGAATATTACTTTTGGAGTAGTTTCTAGTATTCTTCCTCTTTCAGTATCTCTTATAGAAGTATCCATAGGTAGATAAAGCTCTTCAGAACCAGATGCCAATGTTTTAGTATCAGCTACTACTTCTTCTGGTTTTGGTTCTTCTTCTGCTACTGCAGGGGCAGGATCATCTGCTATAACTACATCTTCCGGTGTTGTACTTGTAGGCGTACTTTTACATGCTGCTATGACAAAGATCAATAAACTAAAAATAAATAAAAGTTTTTTCATTATTTACTTAAACCTCGGCATTAATTTGTTTCCTTATTAATGTCGACAGTTTTGGCAAAATCGTTATACTTTTTCAAATCATCTTCAGTCATTATTATTATAAATTCGCTTCTTCTATTTTCTTTAAGAGTAGGGTATTCAGGCAAAGCCTCTCCAAAAGCATTTTTTAATAATTTGCTGTTTTCTACACCTAATTTTATTATATAATTGAAGCTTTTATCAGATCTTCTCTGAGATAGTTTATAGTTATAAGGAGCAGGGCCTTCTTTACTTGAATTACCTTCCACCATTATTCTAACACCAGGATTATTATTTATTATCTGATAAACTAAATTATAAGCCTCTTTATATGTTCCTATTTCTATAGTATTATCAAATCCAAATTTTACCTCATAAGTTGAACCAGGTTTACCAACATCTGTTTTAGATTTAGGATCATGTAATACTAATACTTTACCTCTTGGAGTTTCTCTTACAGTAGCTCCGTCAGGTAAGTTAAGTCCTTTAGCATTTTGATTATTAGCTTCTGTTGTTTTGAAACCGCTTGTGTCTTCAGGACCGGTTGCAACAGGAGCACTTTTACATGCAGCTGCTATAATAACTACTGACATAAGTAAAAATATTTTTTTCATAACTATCTTTCCTTAAGAATCATATTTGTATACTATTACATTAAAACAATTAACATAATATATATTTATAACAAAAATAATACAATATTCGTAAAATGCCAAAAACAGCAGTATTTTTCATATAGTAGTAATTAATCATTTAATACATTGTTAATATACTACATTTAATACGTTTTTTATGATTTATGATATATGCATTCAAATGTATCGCCTAAATTTTTGCTTTTAGCTAATGAACTATATATTCCTGATAAAAGCTTATTATTTTTAATAAAATTGAAACTGAATATATCACAGAATCTATTATAATATACACTTTGATTTTCTAAATTTATGCATTTTAGTGAATATTTAGACATAAGTATATCAAGAGATTTAGGATTAGCTTCAAAGGCATGATCAGAAGGTACTATTGAGAAGTAGTTTTTATTGAATTTTCCGCTTAAACCGCTGCCATTAGGGGTGGCAAAAGCTAATATTCCGTCATCTTTAAGAGAGTAAATAATACGCTCCAAAATACTTTCAAAATTGTATATATGCTCTACAACATACCAAGCTGTGATTATATCATATTCTTTTTCTTTATATTCGAAATCTAGTAAAGAACAATTATGAACATTAAGATTAAGAGTATTTATACAGTAGTCTGATGCATATTGGCTTATTTCTATTCCCTCTGTTTCATATCCGTATTCTCTTGCCTCTTTAAGGAAGAATCCCATAGCACTTCCTATATCAAGTATTTTTCCATTAGGTTTTATTTTTTTTATTTTTTCTAATCTTCTTTTAGCCAAAGCCGTTAAATTGTCACTGTCTTCCTCATAGGTTTTTCCATACTGATTCTTATAATCTTCAACAAAATATTTAGATGAATAATCTGTAAATGGAGGAAGGAAATATTTTCTGAATAATGTATTACATTTTTGACATTTATATAAATTAGATTCCAAATTTCTATTTTTCATTTCTATATTTCTGCTTTTACAAAATGGGCATTCTATATTTTTGAAATCTTTTATATTATCTATTATAGTTTTTATACGCTCCAAAGATTTATCTGTATTGATTAATTTACCTTTTTCTTTAAATTTATTTTGCATATCATTATTGAATAGGAATTCTCTCAATTTATTTACAGCTATATCAGTGTCTATATTTTGGAAGAATCCCAAATTAAAGAATAATTCTTCCTGACTTTTAGCCAAGTCATCATGATACTTTGTAGGTGAAAGCAATATTACAGGTATAGAAGATTCTAGGCATTCAAAGGCAGTGAGTCCGAAATAGGTTATAACTGCACTATATGGATTTTCAAATATATCAGTTCCGAAATTTTTATAAGTTATATTATTATATTCGCTTTCTCTTTCTGTATCTATCAATACAAAATTTTTATTCTCTATTTTGCTTATTATTTCTATAGCTTTATTTTTTAATTCATTATTAAATCCAAGATAAAGAAGAATAGGGGCATCAGCATCATATTTAGGTTTTACATTAGAGTTTAATATAGTAGCTATGAAAGGCTTTATATTTACTTCTTTAGAATTATCTATATTAGGAAGCATTTCTATAACTATATCAGCGAATGCTCTTTCATTTCCTACACTGTCTATTATTATAACACTGCTTATTTTTTTTAATTCTTTTATATATTTTGAGTCTACTTCTCTGCTGTCTACTATTATTAGATAAGGATTTAAATTTTCTATTTCATTATACTTACATGTTTTTATAGTATTATCTTTAAATATACCGCTGTTATCA is a genomic window containing:
- a CDS encoding arginine--tRNA ligase, translating into MLKKIISNILKEALKEYLKDTDVKDIESYIEIGYAVDDKFGDYACPVAMRLAKVLKKNPLEIANSITEKIDKKYFEKVEVAKPGFINLTLSYNYINECINDLINNDDYGKNTVEDKKKILVEYVSANPTGPLHIGHGRWAAIGSALSNILKYAGHEVYQEFYVNDAGEQITKLNESVKAVQEGREIPEDGYHGEYIKDVAKQDGVPKDIILESQKKLLERFGTHMDNYASELKIREGGELEKTMDFLDKEGLLFEEDNAVWFKSTKYGDDKDRVVKKSNGTYTYFAPDITYHKNKIDRGYHYLIDILGADHHGYVPRITAAVRAVSKDTASLKVILGQLVRLYRGNELVRMSKRTGDMISLEDVIDEIGVDPTRYFLLMRSYSSSLDFDLELAKKKDNDNPVYYVQYAYARICNIFFKLEEKNMSYDDNKSLDISKIANESSLKLAKIILRFPDEIYEAAKSLEVYTLINYTYEIASALHRFYYDNIVLEENAEIRQERLTLIKAVKKILGLCFDIIGISKVERMWSEE
- a CDS encoding L-threonylcarbamoyladenylate synthase encodes the protein MIINLDKNNSESIEYAANEVIKVINDGGIVVSPTDTVYGMLADAFNTDAVNRIYTIKDREKNKPLLILSKDLESVKKFSDKEVPDIIKNNIPGELTFIVPLLEELKNKFSYLKDKVALRIPNDKYMQIILKGTNPLVAPSANPSGYGVILDGNELAELYKDKADLIVNAGVLENKMPSTLYDCLANKVLRQGSVHLDI
- a CDS encoding GGDEF domain-containing response regulator, yielding MNENILVVEHRADLLDRFVDLLRERHYNPIATKSRAQAVNISNESTLDLILLDADIGDSQGLQLLDTFKNQESTKGTPVILLSTPYRKMEFIEEAINLGIDGLIFIPFDEMELVVRVNSCLKYRKLYVEHQKLIKQADYLQNSLTDMTEVSNRNYQSYKDAQKKYDDILNVDLETGLWNKKEFYEQFTRLLYETVRHEETIVLACFSIDGLDSIISEYGIIAAEEIMLKFTEVLRKTTRREDILARFDNNEFMVAFNRMNIKLYDKKLEEIRSFVDKNELEYNGIIIKYTISAGISYTAYKKNYHIEGMEKEIAPVLLALHNAKRRGFASLFVHPTLIKK
- a CDS encoding OmpA family protein; the protein is MKKLLFIFSLLIFVIAACKSTPTSTTPEDVVIADDPAPAVAEEEPKPEEVVADTKTLASGSEELYLPMDTSIRDTERGRILETTPKVIFKFVETNMPATAEMSFNQVVEFLEKNPNVNIVLEAHTSNRGKAYPYNYNLSVVRAKNGKAYLLAKGIPSERVIESPLGEALPEYPTQNELRRYEFVIIANDEDLVKYNTYISNLDVRNESTYQGN
- a CDS encoding OmpA family protein encodes the protein MKKIFLLMSVVIIAAACKSAPVATGPEDTSGFKTTEANNQNAKGLNLPDGATVRETPRGKVLVLHDPKSKTDVGKPGSTYEVKFGFDNTIEIGTYKEAYNLVYQIINNNPGVRIMVEGNSSKEGPAPYNYKLSQRRSDKSFNYIIKLGVENSKLLKNAFGEALPEYPTLKENRRSEFIIIMTEDDLKKYNDFAKTVDINKETN
- a CDS encoding class I SAM-dependent methyltransferase: MQDICIITDIGTIYGFGHITRMKFISNKLKEYYNFTFSSINDNSGIFKDNTIKTCKYNEIENLNPYLIIVDSREVDSKYIKELKKISSVIIIDSVGNERAFADIVIEMLPNIDNSKEVNIKPFIATILNSNVKPKYDADAPILLYLGFNNELKNKAIEIISKIENKNFVLIDTERESEYNNITYKNFGTDIFENPYSAVITYFGLTAFECLESSIPVILLSPTKYHDDLAKSQEELFFNLGFFQNIDTDIAVNKLREFLFNNDMQNKFKEKGKLINTDKSLERIKTIIDNIKDFKNIECPFCKSRNIEMKNRNLESNLYKCQKCNTLFRKYFLPPFTDYSSKYFVEDYKNQYGKTYEEDSDNLTALAKRRLEKIKKIKPNGKILDIGSAMGFFLKEAREYGYETEGIEISQYASDYCINTLNLNVHNCSLLDFEYKEKEYDIITAWYVVEHIYNFESILERIIYSLKDDGILAFATPNGSGLSGKFNKNYFSIVPSDHAFEANPKSLDILMSKYSLKCINLENQSVYYNRFCDIFSFNFIKNNKLLSGIYSSLAKSKNLGDTFECIYHKS